Genomic window (Prosthecochloris aestuarii DSM 271):
CTCGGGCTCATCCCGAGAGGTCTTGCGACAGCCGTCATGGCATTTCTTGTCATCGATGCAAAGATCACTCCCTCTGATCAGCTCCTGCCGGTTGTTTTCAGCGTCATACTCGGCAGCAACCTGCTGATGTCCGGATTCGTCTACTACTATCAGAGCCGCCACAGCAATCGCGAAGAACAGGAAAAGTCCGCCTGACGCTTGCGCAAAGCGCTCTCTGGCGTTGACCGGGAAGGTTTTATTTGTATTTTTGAAACGCACTGAAGCTCACTGCTCAGGACGTCCTGCATCATCAGCATCGTCAACATTATCAGTCTGTAAGCGCATCGAAAACCCATGTTTATTTCAGATCCTGTGTACAGGAAAATAGTCGTCAAGGTCGGTACGAACGTTATCACCAATGCAGACGGCAAGCTGAACCTCGACATTCTTGATCAGCTCACCACACAGATCGCCCGTCTCTGCAACCAGGGCATAGAAGTCCTCCTTGTCTCCTCCGGGGCTGTAGGAGCAGGCCGTTCAATCATCACGCTTCCAGTCGGCTTGCCGCCGGTTGCCAGAAGGCAGGTGCTCTCGTCTACGGGCCAGATCAAACTGATTAACACCTACGCAGATCTCTTCGCCCGTCACGGGGTCACGACGGCACAGATTCTGGTCACCAAAAGCGACTTTCGCGACCGTCAGCACTATCTCAACATGCGCACCTGTTTTTCATCGCTGATAGAGCAATCTGTCATTCCCGTCATCAATGAAAACGATGCCGTGTCGGTCACCGAGCTCATGTTTACCGACAACGATGAGCTCTCAGGACTGATCGCATCGATGATGCAGGTTGACGCCCATATCATCCTGTCGCACGTCGATGGCCTTTTCGACCTTTCCAAAAAAAAGGATAACCCCGAAGTCATTCCGCAAATCGATCCTGAGGACACCCGTTTTCATAAATTTATTCAGCCTGGAAAATCCGAATTCGGCAGAGGCGGCATGCTCACTAAATGTCATATCGCCCGGAAACTTGCAGGCTTCGGCATCTCCGTCCATATCGCAAACGGCCGTACTCCCGGCATTCTTTACGATATTGTCTCAGGAAAGTCTGTCGGCACGAAATTCCTGGCAAAAAAACCTACACACGGCCGAAAACGTTGGCTCGCTCATAGTGAAGGAATGGAAAAAGGCGCTGTAACGATCAACGCCGGCGCGGAAAAAGCCCTTCGTTCTCCAACTGAAGCCAACAGCCTGCTACCTGTAGGCATTGAATCGGTAAAGGGTGCCTTCTACAAAGGTGACATCATTAAAATCTGTACTGAAAATGGAGAAATCATAGGCTATGGCATGGCCCGTTACAGCTCGGAAAAAACCAGAGAGCTTTTGGGCAAAACCGGAGAAAAGCCTCTTATCCACTACGATTACCTCTATATCAACATCTGAAATCATACCGTTCTGAACACCATGACCATGAAAGACACGATCCTTGACAACCTTGTCCATGTCAGAGAAGCAAGCCGCCTGCTGGCAACACGTTCTGAGAAAGAGATCAACGGGATTCTTCTTGATCTTGCCGGACGGATTGCCGAACGCGCCCCCATCATCATCGAAGCAAATCAGAAAGATCTCGACAGGATGGATCCAAACGATCCGAAGTACGATCGCCTGTTGCTTACCGAAGAACGCCTGAAGGCAATTGCAGCCGATATAGAAAATGTCGTTACCCTCCCCGCTCCAACGGGACGGATTCTGGAACAACGCACGCTGCCCAACGGCCTGGAACTTCGCAGACAAACCGTCCCTCTCGGTGTCATCGGCATCATCTA
Coding sequences:
- the proB gene encoding glutamate 5-kinase, translating into MFISDPVYRKIVVKVGTNVITNADGKLNLDILDQLTTQIARLCNQGIEVLLVSSGAVGAGRSIITLPVGLPPVARRQVLSSTGQIKLINTYADLFARHGVTTAQILVTKSDFRDRQHYLNMRTCFSSLIEQSVIPVINENDAVSVTELMFTDNDELSGLIASMMQVDAHIILSHVDGLFDLSKKKDNPEVIPQIDPEDTRFHKFIQPGKSEFGRGGMLTKCHIARKLAGFGISVHIANGRTPGILYDIVSGKSVGTKFLAKKPTHGRKRWLAHSEGMEKGAVTINAGAEKALRSPTEANSLLPVGIESVKGAFYKGDIIKICTENGEIIGYGMARYSSEKTRELLGKTGEKPLIHYDYLYINI